A single genomic interval of Myxocyprinus asiaticus isolate MX2 ecotype Aquarium Trade chromosome 19, UBuf_Myxa_2, whole genome shotgun sequence harbors:
- the LOC127410320 gene encoding 4-galactosyl-N-acetylglucosaminide 3-alpha-L-fucosyltransferase 9-like: MTSVSNGILRPIAISILLLWCFATIFFMYIKPSNIGLSWPTEPATTTTKVKIVTPAKKQESQTVILIWLWPFGQTYDLNTCSTLFNIKGCTLTADHSLYNKSSGVVIHHRDISRDLSNLPPSDRPASQKWIWMNLESPSHSPKIPGIEKLFNLTLNYRKDADIQVPYGSIVSISEGEDFVLPAKTKLVCWIVSNWNPDHARVKYYNELSKHIEIHTYGQAFGDNIVDKDFFPTIATCKFYLSFENSIHKDYITEKLFNPLSVGCVPITLGPARQNYENFVPGDAFIHVDDFLSPKELANYLLLLDKNEVLYLQYFEWRKHFKVKLSYFWAEHTCRACDYIQRHKEYKACNDLDSWFWD; encoded by the coding sequence ATGACCTCTGTATCTAACGGGATCCTGCGGCCTATTGCCATTTCCATCCTGTTGCTGTGGTGCTTTGCTACCATATTTTTCATGTATATTAAACCCAGTAATATTGGCTTATCTTGGCCTACTGAGCCCGCAACAACTACCACTAAAGTGAAAATTGTAACACCAGCAAAAAAACAAGAAAGTCAGACTGTGATTCTAATCTGGCTTTGGCCGTTTGGTCAAACATATGACCTGAACACTTGCAGCACCCTATTTAACATTAAGGGCTGCACCCTGACTGCTGATCATTCTCTTTACAACAAGTCAAGTGGAGTAGTGATCCACCACAGGGACATCAGCCGAGATTTATCCAACCTGCCCCCTTCTGACAGACCAGCCTCCCAGAAATGGATCTGGATGAACCTGGAGTCTCCTTCTCATTCTCCCAAAATTCCAGGAATAGAGAAGCTTTTTAATTTGACCCTAAATTACCGCAAGGATGCCGATATTCAGGTGCCTTATGGGTCAATTGTATCCATCAGTGAGGGGGAGGATTTTGTATTGCCTGCTAAGACTAAACTGGTTTGCTGGATAGTAAGCAACTGGAATCCAGACCATGCCAGGGTGAAATACTATAACGAACTGAGTAAGCACATAGAAATACACACATATGGCCAGGCTTTTGGTGACAACATTGTAGACAAAGATTTCTTCCCCACTATTGCTACCTGTAAATTCTACCTGTCATTTGAAAACTCTATCCACAAAGACTATATCACAGAGAAATTGTTCAATCCTTTATCAGTGGGGTGTGTTCCAATTACTCTTGGCCCAGCGCGACAAAATTATGAGAACTTTGTGCCCGGAGATGCATTTATACATGTGGATGACTTTTTGTCCCCAAAAGAGTTGGCAAATTACCTTTTGTTGCTGGATAAAAATGAAGTGCTCTATCTGCAGTATTTTGAGTGGAGAAAGCATTTCAAAGTAAAGCTCTCCTACTTTTGGGCTGAGCATACGTGTCGTGCCTGTGATTACATACAAAGGCATAAGGAATACAAAGCTTGTAACGACCTGGATTCTTGGTTTTGGGACTAA